The following coding sequences are from one Pelagovum sp. HNIBRBA483 window:
- a CDS encoding O-antigen ligase family protein, translating to MTPSAVAFPDVLHTRTARPLMIAASLIGVAIIALSVANGGNRVYASAPFAMAIAALLAALLIGRPMPRLPRRAFLAGAAFTFPLMIALTQLFFPRIWPTPLPHLAAASVMLLAMLLALYLAVFWVAHAPPARGALMIVLFGGITCHALWAVFSAAPFATGGFYYRNAFASFAGLGTLIGLFLFSVTPIAGARIPVLVATLVCFVAVLASGSRLGTLSCLCGCGLYIAFSRPRLHMLALSMIALICLLPFAAPVITRLPLVSVNAPERLELYAQVWNMITFHPVFGSGAGGFVPAFEAARGATLSAAFSYDHAHNSPLAAFAAFGIVVGTVPFLLLGSVTVALIRSARQSPLARLAASGLAMAALHALGDFTYEIPANAALLTVILALGCTDGATS from the coding sequence ATGACCCCTTCCGCCGTCGCTTTCCCCGATGTTTTGCATACGCGCACGGCGCGGCCCTTAATGATCGCCGCCAGCCTGATCGGGGTGGCGATCATCGCTCTGTCCGTGGCGAATGGTGGAAATCGGGTCTATGCCTCTGCACCTTTTGCGATGGCGATTGCGGCGCTCCTCGCAGCACTGCTGATCGGGCGCCCGATGCCACGCCTGCCGCGCCGCGCTTTTTTGGCTGGCGCCGCGTTCACCTTCCCACTGATGATCGCACTCACGCAGCTTTTCTTTCCGCGCATCTGGCCGACGCCGCTGCCACACCTCGCTGCCGCCAGTGTTATGCTCTTAGCGATGCTGCTCGCACTCTACCTCGCCGTTTTTTGGGTGGCACACGCCCCGCCCGCGCGCGGCGCTTTGATGATCGTCCTGTTCGGTGGGATCACCTGCCACGCGCTGTGGGCGGTGTTCTCGGCGGCGCCCTTCGCGACGGGTGGTTTTTACTACCGCAACGCATTCGCAAGTTTCGCGGGGCTGGGTACATTGATCGGTCTGTTTCTTTTCTCCGTTACGCCAATAGCAGGCGCGCGCATACCAGTCTTGGTGGCCACACTCGTGTGCTTTGTGGCCGTACTGGCGTCTGGTTCGCGTCTGGGAACGCTGTCCTGCCTTTGCGGGTGCGGTCTTTATATCGCCTTTAGCCGGCCCCGTTTGCACATGCTCGCTCTTTCCATGATCGCGCTTATCTGCCTGCTGCCCTTTGCCGCTCCGGTCATCACCCGCCTGCCACTCGTTTCAGTAAATGCCCCCGAACGTTTGGAGCTTTATGCGCAGGTTTGGAACATGATCACCTTCCACCCTGTATTCGGGAGCGGTGCGGGTGGTTTCGTCCCTGCGTTCGAGGCCGCAAGGGGTGCCACGCTTTCTGCTGCGTTCAGCTATGACCACGCGCATAACAGCCCTCTTGCCGCATTCGCGGCCTTTGGTATCGTCGTCGGTACGGTTCCGTTTTTGTTGCTCGGCAGTGTCACCGTTGCCCTCATCCGCTCCGCCCGACAAAGCCCGCTCGCACGACTTGCAGCATCAGGACTGGCGATGGCGGCTCTCCATGCGCTGGGCGATTTCACCTACGAAATTCCTGCCAACGCGGCGCTGCTGACGGTCATTCTCGCGTTGGGCTGCACTGACGGAGCAACATCATGA
- a CDS encoding Wzz/FepE/Etk N-terminal domain-containing protein: MTSPSRPIVDDQLDLRGFLAVMRRQIALILQVLVAVALLTALYLSLTPRAYTATALLRVDPMAISLVEASGGSPSAQSSRIDTEVEILRSGGLALRTISAQSLLRDPDFGPRLGMVTRMKTALGWEDAAETFSNDAELQHSLLRFSEALAVRRIGLTEIISVSVTTANPDRAAAIANAHAEGFIQDQIDSKHRAAQAAREVMEAELAATRLRFQSAEADLQRTRESIAETGNAEAARATRLAVESAFARDDWQGIISELESDSLAALVRQRENLRNRLSGELAQELSADDLRATLDAVERQLDQELQSALSALDFTAQTGFASDSALTDLYSRQQEAVVARRQYEQVLGALRELEARAALHLADGRIVSPALPPLSASSPRVMLVVSVAVFMGIGLAIAGALLKEYHFGGITSVQQLRNVLATPVAASVPLVRLPGADDVAADLIDETPLSPFAESFRRLRAAIDLQLPRQKGAATVIMVTSAFAGEGKSTAALSLARTYAAAGQRCLLIDADFRNPSIHRLMRISPTRGLHDFLQAGAELEALADDDASNFYVPDRVAGLHTVLGANPSVIPTDTVLQSEGFRQLMQNARALFDVVILDTPPLMPVVDARYLAAMTDICLFCVRAGSTDQRPIREAFQELPDSHWAIMSVLMGGESRKESYSGKYNWAA, encoded by the coding sequence ATGACAAGCCCCTCCCGCCCAATTGTTGATGACCAGCTCGACCTGCGGGGGTTCCTTGCGGTCATGCGGCGGCAAATCGCGCTCATACTGCAAGTGCTCGTTGCTGTTGCGCTTCTGACCGCGCTGTACCTCTCCCTCACGCCCCGCGCCTATACCGCGACAGCGCTACTGCGGGTCGATCCGATGGCGATTTCCTTGGTCGAGGCGTCGGGAGGTTCGCCTTCGGCGCAGTCATCCCGTATCGACACCGAAGTCGAAATCCTCCGTTCAGGCGGACTGGCGTTGCGGACGATTTCCGCACAATCTCTGCTGCGTGACCCTGATTTTGGCCCTCGGCTTGGCATGGTCACCCGGATGAAAACCGCTCTTGGATGGGAAGACGCCGCTGAAACCTTTTCCAACGACGCCGAACTACAGCACAGCCTGTTACGTTTTTCCGAGGCGCTTGCCGTCCGCCGCATCGGGTTAACCGAAATCATTTCGGTTTCGGTCACGACTGCAAACCCTGATCGCGCCGCCGCCATCGCCAATGCGCATGCGGAAGGGTTCATTCAGGATCAGATCGATAGTAAGCACCGTGCAGCCCAGGCCGCACGGGAGGTCATGGAGGCAGAGCTCGCCGCGACGCGCCTGCGCTTCCAAAGCGCGGAGGCAGACCTTCAACGTACGCGCGAATCGATCGCGGAAACTGGTAACGCAGAGGCCGCCCGCGCGACCCGACTGGCTGTAGAATCTGCCTTTGCACGCGATGACTGGCAGGGCATTATTTCAGAACTTGAAAGTGACAGTCTCGCCGCACTTGTCCGCCAACGGGAAAATCTGCGCAACCGCCTTTCGGGGGAGTTGGCGCAGGAATTGTCTGCCGATGACCTACGCGCGACCCTCGACGCAGTAGAGCGTCAATTGGACCAAGAACTGCAATCAGCACTGTCTGCACTCGATTTTACCGCGCAAACCGGATTCGCAAGCGACAGCGCTCTGACCGATCTCTATAGCCGACAACAAGAGGCTGTTGTTGCCCGCCGCCAGTATGAGCAGGTTTTGGGGGCGCTGCGTGAACTTGAAGCGCGCGCGGCATTGCATCTTGCGGATGGGCGGATCGTCTCCCCGGCGTTGCCGCCACTTTCGGCGTCCTCACCGAGGGTGATGCTGGTTGTCTCCGTGGCGGTTTTCATGGGGATTGGTCTGGCGATCGCGGGCGCGCTGTTAAAAGAATATCACTTTGGTGGGATCACTTCCGTGCAGCAATTGCGCAACGTCCTCGCCACGCCGGTCGCGGCCTCTGTTCCCTTGGTGCGGCTGCCCGGTGCTGATGACGTCGCCGCCGATCTGATCGACGAAACGCCGCTTTCGCCGTTTGCTGAATCCTTCCGCCGCTTGCGGGCCGCAATCGACCTGCAATTGCCGCGGCAAAAAGGGGCTGCGACGGTGATCATGGTGACCTCCGCATTCGCGGGCGAGGGCAAGAGCACAGCCGCATTGTCCTTGGCGCGAACCTATGCTGCCGCAGGTCAGCGATGCCTTTTGATTGACGCTGATTTCCGAAATCCGTCGATCCACCGCCTGATGCGGATCTCGCCAACGCGCGGGTTGCACGACTTCTTGCAAGCCGGTGCCGAACTGGAGGCACTCGCCGACGACGATGCCAGCAATTTCTACGTTCCCGATCGCGTGGCGGGGTTGCACACGGTTCTCGGCGCAAATCCGTCTGTAATCCCTACCGATACGGTTTTGCAGTCCGAGGGGTTCCGGCAACTGATGCAAAACGCCCGCGCGCTTTTTGATGTGGTGATTTTGGATACGCCACCATTGATGCCGGTCGTCGATGCGCGATACCTCGCGGCGATGACCGATATCTGTCTCTTCTGCGTACGCGCCGGATCGACCGATCAACGCCCCATCCGAGAGGCATTTCAGGAACTTCCCGATTCCCATTGGGCCATCATGAGCGTGTTGATGGGAGGCGAGAGCCGAAAAGAAAGCTATTCCGGCAAATATAACTGGGCGGCTTGA
- a CDS encoding glycosyltransferase — protein MNVAVVSLLVVFAVSFVVSGFIWATKSFQMGALSRRADTRAVQASHVAPTPRLGGVAFVIALAAAVISWGSSDGERDTYLLFISTLLPVFAAGLLEDLGMNVRPRNRLIAAAASGMLVVVFFGFWLPRVDLPVIDLFFTFAPFAILFSLFAAAGVSHAFNLIDGLNGLSTSTAMMVAGALAYVAAKHGVPNVFEACLICMAALGGFLLFNYPFGKVFLGDGGAYSVGHFLGWSAIALVYARPEISAFAVLLIFFWPVADTCFAIYRRRRAGRPSDQPDRLHYHQLVMRALEILLLGRGRRELANPLATAVMLPMIASPMIAGVILVDQPRQAFIAFIGFVVLFVGTYLIGLHLARRIPFRHRKPHPEAADRATHIAAG, from the coding sequence ATGAATGTTGCTGTTGTTTCTTTGCTCGTTGTTTTTGCTGTATCGTTTGTGGTCAGCGGTTTTATCTGGGCAACGAAATCATTTCAGATGGGGGCCTTATCACGGCGCGCCGATACCCGCGCGGTGCAAGCCTCTCATGTCGCTCCGACGCCGCGCCTAGGCGGCGTGGCTTTTGTCATCGCACTTGCTGCTGCCGTTATCTCATGGGGTTCATCTGACGGCGAACGCGACACTTATCTTTTGTTCATTTCGACCCTTCTTCCTGTTTTCGCCGCCGGCTTACTGGAAGATCTCGGCATGAACGTCCGGCCTCGTAACAGGCTAATCGCTGCTGCGGCGTCAGGCATGTTGGTCGTTGTCTTCTTTGGTTTCTGGTTGCCGCGCGTCGATCTCCCCGTCATCGACCTGTTCTTCACCTTTGCGCCATTCGCCATCCTCTTCAGCCTCTTTGCCGCGGCGGGCGTTTCGCATGCTTTCAACCTCATCGATGGTTTGAACGGCCTGTCGACCTCTACCGCCATGATGGTTGCTGGCGCATTGGCCTATGTTGCGGCCAAGCATGGTGTGCCGAATGTATTCGAGGCTTGTCTGATCTGCATGGCAGCCCTGGGTGGGTTCCTGCTGTTCAACTATCCGTTTGGCAAAGTGTTCCTTGGGGACGGTGGTGCCTATTCCGTCGGTCATTTCCTGGGCTGGAGTGCCATAGCGCTCGTTTATGCCCGTCCCGAAATCAGCGCCTTTGCCGTCCTTTTGATCTTCTTCTGGCCGGTGGCCGATACCTGTTTTGCCATCTACCGCCGCCGCCGCGCTGGGCGCCCATCCGATCAACCGGACCGGCTCCATTATCATCAGCTTGTCATGCGTGCGCTCGAAATTCTGCTGTTGGGGCGTGGTCGTCGTGAATTGGCCAATCCTCTTGCAACAGCCGTCATGCTTCCGATGATCGCGTCGCCGATGATCGCTGGGGTAATTCTGGTCGACCAACCGCGTCAAGCTTTCATAGCCTTCATCGGTTTCGTGGTGCTTTTTGTCGGGACCTACCTGATTGGCCTGCATCTCGCGCGTCGAATTCCGTTCCGGCACAGAAAACCACACCCTGAAGCCGCCGACCGTGCAACGCATATCGCCGCAGGCTAG
- a CDS encoding GumC family protein has protein sequence MSDNTVEIADDEIDLAELFAALWSQWFLIGVTTFLAAAAAVYYAVAIAEPVFEARAKFAFEEKSGGLSGLGDLGGLAALAGVSAGGGGGPSATLEDRIKSRDFILSIADEAGLFDDEEFNPPFGELSLRGEIQVALGVSERRTYSPAAEIAQIVEKFNEQVVVSVGDGGLVSITTSHSDPERAAIITNTIVERALADILTDQKAKSRAQIDYLAGELLQVQSELESAADAIAEYAVKNDLASDQELARASAQLVLLRDQRETISELRAAFDALEAIRSDSPVFSTTTRNRLIDDHPIVRSNDFRRLIGWQSNPSTWEVPAEEQIEDARANLDVRFLEVNRTIDEFEQLARRNANAASELATLEREATVQKTIYEVMVRQFETQRITEGFQAAIADIYEMAVPPIRPTSPKKPLIAALGLVLGLFIGSGVALIITMRRGVLYTRRAVSEAMSSDIAASGVSRYFGRLVARVGRLSAKFSRRPHPQLEEISVEIAQSLPKRILVTPTSSAPLAGGVGLYLASALPDGGAAVVDLTGSLNVSGITPSSSKGLLDKFEAGDGVTIFKAQRKARLNPLSIEQTISEIEDSFERVIVVCPRVDEGAPVTAALAPRAQWIVSVVRAGRTTRAQADRLKSLLKRAPSARATLICE, from the coding sequence TTGTCTGACAATACAGTGGAGATTGCTGACGACGAGATCGATCTCGCCGAGTTGTTTGCGGCTTTGTGGTCCCAGTGGTTTCTCATCGGTGTGACGACGTTTTTGGCAGCGGCTGCTGCGGTCTACTACGCCGTTGCCATCGCCGAACCTGTTTTTGAAGCGCGGGCGAAATTCGCCTTCGAGGAAAAATCTGGCGGACTGTCAGGTCTGGGTGATCTAGGTGGTTTGGCTGCCTTGGCAGGCGTGTCGGCTGGCGGCGGAGGCGGCCCCTCAGCCACGTTGGAAGACAGGATCAAATCCCGGGACTTCATCCTGTCCATTGCTGATGAGGCAGGGCTTTTTGACGATGAAGAATTTAACCCGCCATTCGGTGAGCTGAGCTTGCGTGGTGAGATCCAGGTCGCACTCGGTGTCAGTGAGCGCCGCACATATTCGCCTGCCGCTGAAATCGCCCAAATCGTCGAGAAGTTTAATGAGCAAGTGGTAGTGTCAGTCGGTGATGGCGGTTTGGTCAGCATCACCACGTCGCACAGCGATCCAGAACGCGCCGCAATCATCACCAACACCATCGTTGAGCGCGCCTTGGCGGATATTCTGACGGATCAGAAAGCCAAGTCTCGCGCCCAAATCGATTATCTCGCGGGCGAACTGTTGCAAGTCCAGTCGGAGCTTGAATCTGCGGCCGACGCCATCGCGGAATACGCGGTCAAGAATGATCTCGCCTCCGATCAGGAGCTTGCGCGCGCATCGGCTCAGTTGGTGCTCCTGCGTGATCAACGCGAGACGATTTCCGAACTGCGCGCCGCCTTCGATGCGCTTGAGGCGATCCGTAGTGATTCACCTGTGTTTTCAACCACGACCCGCAACCGTCTGATCGACGACCACCCAATTGTGCGCAGCAATGATTTCCGCCGTTTGATCGGTTGGCAATCCAACCCGTCGACGTGGGAAGTCCCAGCTGAAGAGCAGATCGAGGATGCCCGCGCCAACTTGGATGTCCGCTTTTTGGAAGTAAACCGCACCATAGACGAGTTTGAGCAGTTAGCCCGCCGCAATGCCAACGCCGCCTCTGAACTGGCAACTCTGGAGCGCGAGGCGACAGTTCAAAAAACCATCTATGAAGTGATGGTGCGCCAATTTGAAACCCAGCGCATTACAGAAGGTTTCCAAGCGGCAATTGCCGATATTTACGAGATGGCCGTCCCGCCGATTAGGCCAACTTCTCCGAAAAAACCTCTGATCGCAGCATTGGGTTTGGTGCTGGGGTTGTTTATCGGATCCGGCGTCGCCCTTATCATTACCATGCGGCGCGGCGTTCTTTATACCCGCCGCGCGGTGTCGGAAGCGATGAGCAGTGACATTGCCGCTTCTGGGGTCAGCCGTTATTTTGGGCGTTTGGTGGCGCGCGTTGGCCGCCTGTCGGCCAAATTTTCGCGCAGGCCGCATCCGCAACTTGAGGAAATTTCCGTCGAGATCGCACAATCGCTGCCCAAGCGCATACTCGTCACACCTACCAGCTCCGCGCCGCTTGCTGGCGGGGTCGGGCTTTATCTTGCCTCGGCACTGCCCGACGGCGGGGCAGCGGTTGTTGATCTGACAGGGAGCTTGAATGTGAGTGGCATCACACCAAGCTCAAGCAAGGGGCTGCTTGACAAGTTCGAAGCTGGCGATGGTGTCACCATTTTCAAAGCGCAGCGCAAGGCCCGCTTGAACCCGCTTTCAATTGAGCAAACGATCTCCGAAATCGAGGACAGTTTCGAGCGCGTGATCGTCGTTTGCCCACGGGTTGACGAAGGCGCGCCGGTCACAGCGGCACTCGCCCCGCGGGCGCAATGGATCGTGTCGGTGGTGCGCGCCGGCCGCACAACGCGGGCGCAAGCTGATCGTCTCAAGTCCCTTCTTAAGCGCGCGCCATCTGCCCGCGCCACGCTGATCTGCGAGTAG
- a CDS encoding polysaccharide biosynthesis/export family protein produces the protein MVMTPLKFTLPAVLALTACDTAYVSQSLPLEATREAAALDQADFTLDIQPLTPEVTRAANATRWQRAAIVLDAGSASGTALQSETTARAERLPPNAPPPVYRIGVGDVLTLASQRQTVGSDGVPRAIVEGLSLPVLENGTIFAADIGTVNVLGRTLDETRALIAERLAASAGSAAAPSTLPLPPTGARPIYKIGAGDILSFTQFIPQVSDSGLVSDVPTARPLVVSSTGSVTLLGAGDVTVEGMTTEEAIEALSSALLRAGLNPEVELSIQSNNSQLVRLMGDIPAGVTDLLIPVVEAPVKLVDVIGGLNLPSPNGRDYLIRLRRGDKQYGIAASALLENFRSEAIYLHPGDVVVIEARDSAADFSLNITGFNSQTVTVTSATGGGRNNVLPITTDPLTLADALRAANVTVDRRSDVIARISRKGSEYRVSARRVLIEDPARDIYLQADDRIVLEPVAYDQQSVMITGAGTAPRLIEIEQIARPSLADAVFSSGAMGNDEADLKQVFLLRLDHNDHSEFDAYYLDLSNPTRLALANDLQLRPDDIIFVSDQPVSEFTSVTGRIANALRSGLGLAAIFGLTP, from the coding sequence ATGGTAATGACCCCACTGAAGTTCACTCTCCCCGCAGTTCTCGCTCTTACCGCCTGTGATACGGCTTATGTGTCGCAAAGCCTGCCGCTCGAAGCCACGCGCGAAGCTGCCGCGCTGGATCAGGCTGATTTCACCCTCGATATTCAGCCGCTGACACCCGAAGTAACCCGCGCCGCCAATGCCACACGCTGGCAACGCGCGGCAATCGTGCTCGATGCCGGCTCCGCATCCGGCACAGCCCTGCAAAGTGAAACGACGGCACGCGCCGAACGACTTCCCCCTAACGCCCCGCCACCCGTTTATCGCATCGGCGTCGGTGATGTTTTGACACTTGCCTCGCAGCGCCAAACTGTTGGTTCCGACGGCGTGCCTCGCGCCATCGTCGAAGGGCTTTCGCTTCCGGTTTTGGAAAACGGGACAATCTTCGCCGCCGATATCGGAACGGTCAATGTTCTCGGTCGCACTCTGGATGAAACACGCGCCCTGATCGCCGAGAGGCTCGCCGCTTCCGCAGGCAGTGCTGCTGCACCATCAACGCTGCCGTTACCGCCGACTGGCGCACGCCCGATCTACAAGATCGGCGCGGGCGACATCCTGTCTTTCACCCAGTTCATCCCGCAGGTTTCTGACAGCGGTTTGGTGAGCGACGTGCCGACAGCGCGCCCGCTCGTCGTTTCCTCGACCGGCTCGGTGACGCTTCTCGGCGCAGGCGATGTCACCGTTGAGGGCATGACCACCGAAGAAGCGATTGAAGCATTGTCCTCCGCTTTGCTGCGCGCAGGGCTCAATCCCGAGGTCGAACTTTCGATCCAGTCGAATAATTCTCAACTCGTCCGCTTGATGGGGGACATCCCCGCCGGAGTCACGGACTTGTTGATCCCTGTGGTCGAGGCACCTGTCAAACTTGTCGATGTCATAGGTGGCCTGAATCTGCCCTCGCCTAACGGACGCGACTATTTGATCCGCCTGCGTCGTGGTGACAAGCAATACGGTATAGCCGCCAGCGCTCTGCTTGAAAATTTCCGCAGTGAAGCGATTTACCTGCATCCCGGTGATGTTGTCGTGATTGAGGCCCGTGATAGCGCCGCTGACTTCTCGCTCAACATTACAGGGTTCAATTCGCAAACCGTCACAGTCACGTCGGCCACGGGCGGTGGCCGCAACAACGTCTTGCCGATCACGACAGACCCGCTCACGCTGGCTGATGCCCTGCGCGCGGCAAATGTCACCGTTGACCGGCGCAGCGATGTCATTGCGCGTATCAGCCGCAAAGGCAGTGAATATCGCGTCTCCGCAAGGCGTGTGCTCATCGAGGATCCCGCTCGCGATATCTACCTTCAAGCTGACGACAGGATCGTTCTCGAGCCCGTCGCCTACGACCAACAAAGCGTGATGATCACTGGCGCGGGAACCGCGCCACGTCTGATCGAGATCGAGCAAATCGCGCGTCCCAGCTTGGCCGATGCGGTATTTTCCAGTGGGGCCATGGGTAACGATGAGGCCGACCTCAAGCAGGTGTTCCTGCTCCGGCTAGATCACAATGATCACAGTGAGTTTGATGCCTATTATCTGGACCTCAGCAACCCGACGCGCCTTGCGTTGGCCAATGACCTCCAGCTGCGTCCCGATGACATCATCTTCGTCTCCGATCAGCCGGTCAGCGAGTTCACCAGCGTCACCGGCCGAATTGCGAACGCGCTGCGCTCCGGCCTCGGCTTGGCAGCGATCTTCGGCCTGACCCCCTAG
- a CDS encoding HD domain-containing protein, translated as MDQVKFTAMKDGDAEDYAFLTKHETEYTKGTADLLLKALVDLDESLSGYQITRLGHSLQSATRAERDGADIDWVVSALLHDIGDIYAPYNHDEYAATILRPFVREQCTWVVEKHGDFQLAYYGQHVGANPDKREIYRGHPYFDDCATFCERWDQSSFDPNYAHEPIEHFAERVRAVFARTPYDPAVIRPGEREPLVTV; from the coding sequence ATGGATCAGGTCAAATTTACCGCGATGAAAGATGGCGATGCAGAGGATTATGCCTTCCTGACGAAACACGAAACCGAGTACACGAAAGGCACCGCAGACCTGCTGTTGAAGGCGCTGGTCGATCTGGACGAGAGCCTTTCGGGCTATCAGATCACCCGCCTTGGGCATTCATTGCAATCGGCCACCCGCGCCGAGCGCGACGGGGCCGATATTGATTGGGTCGTCTCAGCCCTGTTGCATGATATTGGCGACATTTACGCCCCCTATAACCATGACGAATACGCCGCGACGATCCTGCGCCCCTTCGTGCGGGAGCAGTGCACATGGGTTGTTGAAAAGCACGGGGATTTCCAACTGGCTTATTACGGGCAGCATGTGGGCGCCAACCCCGACAAGCGCGAGATTTATCGCGGCCATCCATATTTCGACGACTGTGCGACCTTCTGCGAGCGCTGGGATCAAAGCTCTTTCGACCCCAACTATGCGCATGAGCCGATTGAACATTTCGCAGAGCGGGTGCGCGCGGTTTTTGCGCGCACGCCCTATGATCCAGCGGTTATCCGGCCGGGTGAACGGGAACCGTTGGTGACCGTCTAG